A region from the Achromobacter seleniivolatilans genome encodes:
- a CDS encoding DesA family fatty acid desaturase has protein sequence MDYILSFIAGGLTQATWWQVVVFTLVVTHITIVAVTVFLHRSQAHRGLDLHPAVMHFFRFWLWMTTGMVTKEWVAIHRKHHAKCEKEGDPHSPMLFGIWKVLFRGAELYREESNNKETMAKFGHGTPDDWLERNVYTKRSLWGVLTMLAIDLALFGAMGLTVWAVQMAWIPFWAAGVVNGIGHYWGYRNYNSPDTSTNVFPWGIVIGGEELHNNHHAHGTSAKFSAKWYEFDIGWLYISILKFLGLAKIKKVAPKLKLDDTRTGIDLRTLQGVITHRYEVMARYADVIKSAAREELAKLKDSRQEGNADCGYNKLHKVRRAIHRNEDILQPEQLEAVDKAIAQNKSLATLVQMRRELGRIWESSSASSEQLLNDLQAWCQRAQQSGIAGLEQFAQRLRRYAA, from the coding sequence TGACCCAAGCCACTTGGTGGCAGGTCGTCGTTTTCACTCTGGTTGTGACGCACATCACCATTGTTGCGGTCACGGTCTTTCTCCATCGCAGCCAAGCGCACCGCGGTCTGGATTTGCATCCTGCCGTCATGCACTTCTTCCGTTTCTGGCTCTGGATGACGACCGGCATGGTCACCAAGGAATGGGTTGCCATTCACCGCAAGCACCACGCCAAATGCGAAAAAGAAGGCGATCCCCATTCGCCGATGCTTTTCGGCATCTGGAAGGTACTGTTCCGCGGCGCGGAGCTGTATCGCGAAGAATCGAACAACAAGGAAACCATGGCCAAGTTCGGCCACGGCACGCCTGACGACTGGCTCGAACGCAACGTCTACACCAAGCGCAGCTTGTGGGGCGTTCTGACCATGTTGGCCATCGACCTCGCCTTGTTCGGCGCCATGGGCCTGACGGTCTGGGCCGTGCAAATGGCTTGGATTCCCTTCTGGGCAGCTGGCGTTGTGAACGGTATTGGCCACTATTGGGGCTACCGCAACTACAACAGCCCGGACACCAGCACCAACGTGTTCCCGTGGGGCATCGTGATTGGCGGCGAAGAACTGCACAACAATCACCACGCTCATGGCACGTCGGCTAAGTTTTCGGCCAAGTGGTACGAGTTCGACATCGGCTGGCTGTACATCAGCATCCTGAAGTTCCTTGGCCTGGCCAAGATCAAGAAGGTTGCTCCCAAGCTCAAGCTGGACGACACCCGCACCGGTATTGACCTGCGCACGCTGCAAGGCGTCATCACGCACCGCTACGAAGTCATGGCCCGCTATGCGGACGTGATCAAGAGCGCTGCCCGTGAAGAGTTGGCCAAGCTGAAGGATTCGCGTCAGGAAGGCAACGCTGACTGCGGCTACAACAAGCTGCACAAGGTGCGTCGCGCTATTCACCGCAACGAGGACATCCTCCAGCCGGAACAGCTCGAAGCCGTTGACAAGGCTATTGCTCAGAACAAGTCGCTGGCGACGCTGGTGCAAATGCGCCGCGAACTCGGCCGTATCTGGGAAAGCTCCAGCGCCAGCAGCGAACAGCTTCTTAACGATCTGCAGGCCTGGTGCCAGCGCGCCCAGCAAAGCGGCATCGCCGGGCTTGAGCAATTTGCTCAACGTCTGCGCCGCTACGCGGCATGA